A part of Brachybacterium faecium DSM 4810 genomic DNA contains:
- a CDS encoding NUDIX family protein (PFAM: NUDIX domain) yields MSALLTAGHRVRRLWWRARKPQTFGVKVLLLHPEDPDRVLAVRHSYIDHDRWGLPGGRCRPWRESAHAAARREVREELDLRISGELWELATAQSTLEGKRDTITLLAGTAAAPTVRTSIELRDARWTRTDLSDLPPGDPVSRWLRRALAVPRA; encoded by the coding sequence GTGAGCGCGCTCCTCACGGCCGGACACCGGGTGCGCCGGCTCTGGTGGCGCGCGCGGAAGCCGCAGACCTTCGGGGTCAAGGTGCTCCTCCTCCATCCCGAGGATCCGGACCGGGTCCTCGCGGTCCGCCACTCCTACATCGACCACGACCGGTGGGGGCTCCCCGGGGGCCGCTGCCGCCCCTGGCGCGAGAGCGCCCACGCCGCGGCTCGACGGGAGGTGAGGGAGGAGCTGGACCTGAGAATCAGCGGGGAGCTCTGGGAGCTGGCCACCGCGCAGAGCACACTCGAAGGGAAGCGGGACACGATCACGCTCCTGGCGGGCACCGCCGCTGCGCCGACCGTGCGCACCTCGATCGAGCTGCGAGACGCCCGCTGGACGCGCACCGATCTGAGCGATCTGCCGCCCGGTGACCCGGTCTCGCGATGGCTCCGCCGGGCCCTCGCCGTGCCTCGCGCGTGA
- a CDS encoding Zn-dependent hydrolase, glyoxylase (PFAM: Metallo-beta-lactamase superfamily) translates to MADHEYSGHVDPGGEAAVRRLEGLEIRKLSVGPMDNNAYLLTCRSTGAQLLIDAAADADALRRLVAAGAAGAAGTTGAPGAAEPRLDLIVTTHRHHDHVGALAEMVAATGARTAAGAEDAPALPVPVDLPLADGDVLEIGQHSVEIIHLRGHTPGSIAVLWRGGEAGDHLFTGDSLFPGGVGNTERDPQRFTQLLDDVQQRLFDRLGDETWVYPGHGDDTTLGAERASLPEWRERGW, encoded by the coding sequence ATGGCTGATCACGAGTACTCAGGACACGTCGACCCCGGCGGCGAGGCCGCAGTGCGGAGGCTGGAGGGCCTGGAGATCCGCAAGCTCTCCGTGGGGCCGATGGACAACAACGCCTACCTGCTGACCTGCCGGTCGACGGGTGCGCAGCTGCTGATCGACGCCGCTGCGGACGCGGACGCGCTGCGGCGCCTGGTCGCGGCAGGTGCCGCCGGTGCCGCGGGGACCACCGGTGCCCCCGGCGCGGCGGAGCCGCGGCTGGATCTCATCGTCACCACCCACCGCCATCACGACCACGTCGGGGCGCTCGCGGAGATGGTCGCCGCGACCGGCGCCCGCACCGCCGCCGGCGCCGAGGACGCGCCGGCGCTGCCCGTCCCCGTCGACCTCCCCCTCGCCGACGGGGACGTGCTCGAGATCGGCCAGCACAGCGTGGAGATCATCCACCTGCGCGGCCACACCCCCGGCTCGATCGCGGTGCTCTGGCGCGGCGGCGAGGCGGGCGACCACCTCTTCACAGGCGACTCGCTGTTCCCCGGCGGGGTGGGCAACACGGAGCGGGACCCGCAGCGCTTCACCCAGCTGCTCGACGACGTCCAGCAGCGGCTCTTCGACCGCCTCGGGGACGAGACGTGGGTCTACCCGGGCCACGGCGACGACACCACCCTCGGCGCGGAGCGGGCCTCGCTGCCCGAGTGGCGCGAGCGGGGCTGGTGA
- a CDS encoding predicted P-loop-containing kinase (PFAM: P-loop ATPase protein family), with translation MTEDTAPLPSTDTRGDVVIITGLAGAGRETAAHALEDMGWYVVYNIAPQLIGTLYELRATAVGRENRFAVVVDPRSGPFFSELGDVVTELRKADLRLRLLFLTADESTLVRRFDSVRRPHPLQGEEGVLEGIRREREMLAPYRRMADLVIDTSPLNVHQLTMKMRTVFGTSAEQRLTVTMLSFGFKYGIPLEADHVSDVRFIPNPYWVPELKPKRGTDPEVADFVLGDANAAEFVPRYLDMITPALRGYSAENKHFTTLAIGCTGGKHRSVAVSEKLGEELRRLGHAVRIRHRDLGRE, from the coding sequence GTGACCGAGGACACCGCACCGCTGCCCAGCACCGACACCCGGGGCGACGTCGTGATCATCACCGGCCTCGCCGGCGCCGGGAGGGAGACCGCCGCCCACGCCCTGGAGGACATGGGCTGGTACGTGGTCTACAACATCGCCCCGCAGCTGATCGGCACGCTGTACGAGCTGCGCGCCACCGCCGTCGGCCGCGAGAACCGCTTCGCGGTGGTCGTCGATCCCCGCTCGGGGCCGTTCTTCAGCGAGCTCGGGGATGTGGTCACCGAGCTGCGCAAGGCCGATCTGCGGCTGCGCCTGCTGTTCCTCACCGCAGACGAGTCCACCCTGGTGCGCCGCTTCGACTCGGTGCGCCGCCCCCACCCGCTGCAGGGGGAGGAGGGCGTGCTCGAGGGCATCCGCCGCGAGCGCGAGATGCTCGCCCCCTACCGCCGGATGGCCGATCTGGTGATCGACACCTCCCCGCTGAACGTGCATCAGCTCACCATGAAGATGCGCACCGTGTTCGGCACGAGCGCGGAGCAGCGCCTCACCGTCACGATGCTGTCCTTCGGCTTCAAATACGGGATCCCGCTCGAGGCCGATCACGTCAGCGACGTGCGCTTCATCCCCAACCCGTACTGGGTGCCGGAGCTCAAACCCAAGCGGGGCACCGATCCCGAGGTCGCGGACTTCGTGCTGGGCGACGCCAACGCCGCCGAGTTCGTCCCCCGCTACCTCGACATGATCACCCCGGCGCTGCGCGGCTACAGCGCCGAGAACAAGCACTTCACCACGCTCGCCATCGGCTGCACGGGCGGGAAGCACCGCAGCGTCGCCGTCTCGGAGAAGCTCGGCGAGGAGCTGCGGCGCCTCGGACACGCCGTGCGCATCCGCCACCGCGACCTGGGGCGCGAATGA
- a CDS encoding Excinuclease ABC subunit C (PFAM: UvrB/uvrC motif; Helix-hairpin-helix motif; GIY-YIG catalytic domain; UvrC Helix-hairpin-helix N-terminal~TIGRFAM: excinuclease ABC, C subunit), translating into MADPATYRPATGTIPTRPGVYRFRDEHGRVIYVGKAKNLRQRLVNYFQDLSVLHERTRRMVTTAASVEWTVVGTEVEALTLEYTWIKEFDPRFNVKFRDDKSYPYLVLTMGEKVPRVHITRRPRAKGDRTFGPYPQVGAIRETLDLMLRVFPIRSCTAGVYRRAERSGRPCLLGFIGKCAAPCVGDISEEEHRRLAEQFADFMAGNTSKYTRRIEQRMKAAAAAMDYETAAGLRDDLQALEKVMEKNSVVLSDATDADLIGLAQDELEASVQVFHVRGGRIRGQRGWTAEILDDSSGPDLIERAMTTLYAEGEAPREVLVPILPTNREQVLQMMGRTVDLRVPQRGEKKDLLRTVGENATEALRLHRLKRTGDLTARTKALEDLGEALELAEPPLRIECFDISHSHGTNVVGSQVVFEDGLPKKSEYRRYSVSGAAARDDTASMYDVISRRLKHHLDPPEQSEEDRRRFAYPPSLILVDGGPPQVAAAQRAFDDLGITDIALAGIAKRLEEIWLPGDDYPVILPRTSEALFLVQRLRDEAHRFAITYHRSKRGRAMQASALDGIPGLGPARRRALLDRFVTVSAIRAASEEELVEVDGIGPALAAQIALALRSEVESAAEPGTDAGADTVIEDEALGVAVDMATGEIIDR; encoded by the coding sequence GTGGCTGATCCCGCGACCTACCGTCCCGCCACCGGAACCATCCCCACCCGCCCGGGGGTGTACCGCTTCCGGGACGAGCACGGCCGTGTCATCTATGTGGGCAAGGCGAAGAACCTCCGCCAGCGCCTGGTGAACTACTTCCAGGACCTCTCCGTCCTGCACGAGCGCACCCGGCGCATGGTGACCACCGCCGCGAGCGTCGAATGGACGGTGGTGGGCACCGAGGTCGAGGCGCTCACCCTCGAGTACACCTGGATCAAGGAGTTCGACCCGCGGTTCAACGTCAAGTTCCGCGACGACAAGTCCTACCCGTACCTGGTGCTGACGATGGGGGAGAAGGTGCCGCGGGTGCACATCACCCGTCGGCCGCGCGCCAAGGGGGACCGCACCTTCGGGCCCTACCCGCAGGTGGGCGCGATCCGCGAGACCCTCGACCTGATGCTGCGGGTCTTCCCGATCCGCTCCTGCACCGCCGGGGTGTACCGCCGCGCCGAACGCTCCGGCCGCCCCTGCCTGCTCGGCTTCATCGGCAAGTGCGCGGCCCCATGCGTCGGCGACATCTCCGAGGAGGAGCACCGCAGGCTCGCCGAGCAGTTCGCGGACTTCATGGCCGGCAACACCTCGAAGTACACCCGGCGCATCGAGCAGCGGATGAAGGCGGCCGCCGCAGCGATGGACTACGAGACCGCCGCCGGGCTGCGCGACGACCTGCAGGCCCTCGAGAAGGTCATGGAGAAGAACTCGGTGGTGCTCTCCGACGCCACCGACGCGGACCTCATCGGTCTCGCGCAGGATGAGCTCGAGGCCTCCGTGCAGGTCTTCCACGTGCGCGGCGGGAGGATCCGCGGCCAGCGCGGCTGGACCGCGGAGATCCTCGACGACTCCTCCGGCCCCGATCTCATCGAGCGGGCGATGACCACGCTGTACGCGGAGGGGGAGGCGCCCCGGGAGGTGCTCGTCCCGATCCTCCCCACGAACCGCGAGCAGGTCCTGCAGATGATGGGCCGCACCGTGGACCTGCGCGTCCCCCAGCGCGGCGAGAAGAAGGACCTGCTGCGCACCGTGGGGGAGAACGCCACCGAGGCGCTGCGCCTGCACCGGCTCAAGCGCACCGGGGACCTCACCGCCCGCACCAAGGCGCTCGAGGACCTCGGCGAGGCGCTCGAGCTGGCCGAGCCGCCGCTGCGGATCGAGTGCTTCGACATCTCCCACTCCCACGGCACCAACGTCGTCGGCTCCCAGGTGGTCTTCGAGGACGGGCTGCCCAAGAAGAGCGAATACCGCCGCTACTCCGTCAGCGGCGCGGCCGCCCGGGACGACACCGCCTCGATGTACGACGTCATCTCGCGGCGCCTGAAGCACCACCTGGACCCGCCGGAGCAGAGCGAGGAGGACAGGCGCCGGTTCGCCTACCCGCCCTCGCTGATCCTCGTCGACGGCGGGCCGCCGCAGGTCGCCGCCGCGCAGCGCGCCTTCGACGATCTGGGCATCACCGACATCGCCCTGGCCGGCATCGCCAAGCGTCTCGAGGAGATCTGGCTGCCCGGCGACGACTACCCGGTCATCCTGCCGCGCACCAGCGAGGCGCTGTTCCTCGTGCAGCGGCTGCGGGACGAGGCGCACCGCTTCGCGATCACCTACCACCGCTCCAAGCGCGGCCGCGCCATGCAGGCCAGCGCGCTGGACGGCATCCCCGGCCTGGGCCCGGCCCGTCGGCGCGCCCTGCTGGACCGCTTCGTGACCGTCTCCGCGATCCGGGCCGCGAGCGAGGAGGAGCTGGTGGAGGTCGACGGGATCGGCCCCGCGCTCGCCGCCCAGATCGCGCTCGCGCTACGATCCGAGGTGGAGAGCGCAGCGGAGCCGGGGACGGACGCGGGTGCGGACACCGTCATCGAGGACGAGGCGCTCGGGGTGGCCGTGGACATGGCGACCGGTGAGATCATCGACCGCTGA
- a CDS encoding Excinuclease ABC subunit A (PFAM: ABC transporter~TIGRFAM: excinuclease ABC, A subunit) yields MSESLVVRGAREHNLKNIDIDIPRNKLVVFSGLSGSGKSSLAFDTIFAEGQRRYVESLSSYARQFLGQMDKPSVDLIEGLSPAVSIDQKSTNRNPRSTVGTITEVYDYLRLLFSRTGEQHCPVCGELVASSSAEQIVDTLLAQEAGTRFQLLAPVVQGRKGEHADLLSSLRSQGYARARVDGTNRRLDEEITLDKRYKHTIEVVVDRLAAKPDSRRRLTDSVETALRLAEGILVVDFVDLPEDDPERIRRFSEKRACPNDHPLAIDDIEPRTFSFNAPYGACPECTGLGQRLEVDPELVIPDEGLSLTEGAIAPWTMGSTDRHLEVMAGLAEELSFSMDTPWRALPQRARDALLHGKDFKVHVKYRNRFGRERTYSTGFEGVMHFLERRHSDTESDWAKERYEQFMRETPCPACKGARLRPEVLAVTVGGRSIAEVCEMSIREAHAFHDSLELGEREAAIADEVLREIRSRLGFLLDVGLDYLTLARAAGTLSGGEAQRIRLATQIGSGLVGVLYVLDEPSIGLHQRDNERLIGTLERLRDLGNTLIVVEHDEDTLNAADWIVDIGPLAGEHGGRVVHSGDVGSLKQNPGSLTGRYLSGELEIPLPADRRPVDRERMLTVVAPRANNLAGQDVAFPLGVLTAITGVSGSGKSTLVNDILYSVLAKELNRARVVPGRHKRVTGLEHLDKVVHVDQSPIGRTPRSNPATYTGVWDRVRTLFAQTNEAKIRGYTAGRFSFNVKGGRCEACSGDGTLKIEMNFLPDVYVQCEVCKGQRYNRETLEVKFKDKNVAEVLGMPIAEALEFFDAVPAIRRQMQTLVDVGLGYVKLGQSATTLSGGEAQRVKLSSELHKRSNGRTIYVLDEPTTGLHFEDVRKLLEVLGGLVDKGNTVIVIEHNLDVIKTADHVIDLGPEGGAGGGRVVATGTPEQVAETPGSYTGHFLAPMIATGRAGRTPRSTER; encoded by the coding sequence GTGAGTGAATCGCTGGTCGTCCGTGGTGCGCGCGAGCACAACCTCAAGAACATCGACATCGACATCCCCCGCAACAAGCTGGTGGTGTTCTCCGGCCTGTCCGGCTCCGGGAAGAGCTCCCTGGCCTTCGACACCATCTTCGCCGAGGGGCAGCGCCGCTACGTGGAGTCGCTGTCGAGCTATGCCCGGCAGTTCCTGGGCCAGATGGACAAGCCCTCGGTCGACCTCATCGAAGGGCTGTCCCCGGCGGTGTCGATCGACCAGAAGTCCACCAACCGCAACCCGCGCTCGACCGTCGGCACGATCACCGAGGTCTACGACTACCTGCGCCTGCTGTTCTCCCGCACCGGCGAGCAGCACTGCCCGGTCTGCGGCGAGCTCGTCGCCTCCTCCTCGGCGGAGCAGATCGTCGACACCCTGCTCGCCCAGGAAGCGGGCACCCGCTTCCAGCTGCTGGCCCCGGTGGTCCAGGGCCGCAAGGGCGAGCACGCGGACCTGCTGAGCTCCCTGCGCTCGCAGGGCTACGCGCGCGCCCGGGTCGACGGCACGAACCGCCGTCTCGACGAGGAGATCACCCTCGACAAGAGGTACAAGCACACCATCGAAGTGGTGGTGGACCGCCTCGCGGCGAAGCCGGATTCGCGCCGCCGCCTCACCGACTCCGTCGAGACCGCTCTGCGCCTGGCCGAGGGCATCCTCGTGGTCGACTTCGTGGACCTGCCCGAGGACGATCCCGAGCGCATCCGCCGATTCTCCGAGAAGCGCGCCTGCCCCAACGACCATCCGCTCGCGATCGACGACATCGAGCCGCGCACCTTCTCCTTCAACGCCCCCTACGGCGCCTGCCCCGAGTGCACCGGCCTCGGCCAGCGGCTCGAGGTCGATCCCGAGCTGGTGATCCCCGATGAGGGGCTCTCCCTCACCGAGGGCGCGATCGCCCCGTGGACCATGGGCTCGACCGACCGCCACCTCGAGGTGATGGCCGGCCTCGCCGAGGAGCTGAGCTTCTCGATGGACACGCCGTGGCGGGCGCTGCCCCAGCGCGCCCGGGACGCGCTGCTGCACGGCAAGGACTTCAAGGTCCACGTCAAGTACCGCAACCGCTTCGGCCGCGAGCGCACCTACTCCACCGGCTTCGAGGGCGTGATGCACTTCCTCGAGCGCCGCCACAGCGACACCGAGTCCGACTGGGCCAAGGAGCGGTACGAACAGTTCATGCGCGAGACCCCGTGCCCGGCCTGCAAGGGCGCCCGGCTGCGCCCCGAGGTGCTGGCCGTGACCGTGGGCGGCCGCTCGATCGCCGAGGTGTGCGAGATGTCGATCCGGGAGGCGCACGCCTTCCACGACAGCCTCGAGCTGGGGGAGCGGGAGGCGGCGATCGCCGACGAGGTGCTGCGGGAGATCCGCTCCCGGCTCGGCTTCCTGCTCGACGTCGGCCTGGACTACCTCACCCTCGCGCGCGCCGCCGGCACCCTCTCCGGCGGCGAGGCCCAGCGCATCCGGCTCGCCACCCAGATCGGCTCCGGCCTGGTCGGCGTGCTGTACGTGCTCGACGAACCCTCGATCGGCCTGCACCAGCGGGACAACGAGCGCCTCATCGGCACCCTCGAGCGGCTGCGCGACCTCGGCAACACCCTCATCGTCGTCGAGCACGACGAGGACACGCTCAACGCCGCCGACTGGATCGTGGACATCGGCCCGCTCGCCGGCGAGCACGGCGGGCGCGTGGTGCACTCCGGCGACGTGGGCAGCCTGAAGCAGAACCCCGGCAGCCTCACCGGGCGCTACCTCTCCGGCGAGCTGGAGATCCCGCTGCCCGCCGACCGCCGCCCGGTGGACCGCGAGCGGATGCTCACGGTCGTCGCCCCGCGGGCCAACAACCTCGCCGGCCAGGACGTGGCCTTCCCGCTGGGGGTGCTCACGGCGATCACCGGCGTCTCCGGGTCCGGGAAGTCCACCCTGGTCAACGACATCCTGTACTCGGTGCTCGCCAAGGAGCTGAACCGCGCCCGGGTGGTGCCCGGCCGGCACAAGCGCGTCACCGGCCTCGAGCACCTCGACAAGGTGGTGCACGTGGACCAGTCGCCCATCGGCCGCACCCCCCGCTCGAACCCCGCCACCTACACCGGCGTGTGGGATCGGGTGCGCACCCTGTTCGCCCAGACCAACGAGGCGAAGATCCGCGGATACACCGCGGGGCGCTTCTCCTTCAACGTCAAGGGCGGGCGCTGCGAGGCCTGCTCCGGCGACGGCACGCTGAAGATCGAGATGAACTTCCTGCCGGACGTCTACGTCCAGTGCGAGGTGTGCAAGGGCCAGCGCTACAACCGCGAGACCCTCGAGGTGAAGTTCAAGGACAAGAACGTCGCCGAGGTGCTGGGAATGCCCATCGCGGAGGCGCTCGAGTTCTTCGACGCCGTGCCCGCGATCCGCCGCCAGATGCAGACCCTGGTCGACGTGGGGCTGGGCTACGTGAAGCTCGGCCAATCCGCGACCACCCTCTCCGGCGGCGAGGCGCAGCGCGTCAAACTCTCCTCCGAGCTGCACAAGCGCTCCAACGGCCGCACGATCTACGTGCTGGACGAGCCGACCACCGGGCTGCACTTCGAGGACGTCCGCAAGCTGCTCGAGGTGCTCGGCGGGCTCGTCGACAAGGGGAACACCGTGATCGTCATCGAGCACAACCTCGATGTCATCAAGACCGCCGACCACGTCATCGACCTCGGCCCCGAGGGCGGCGCGGGCGGCGGCCGCGTCGTCGCCACCGGCACCCCCGAGCAGGTCGCCGAGACGCCCGGCTCCTACACCGGCCACTTCCTCGCCCCGATGATCGCCACCGGACGTGCCGGCCGCACGCCGAGAAGCACCGAGCGCTGA
- a CDS encoding conserved hypothetical protein, cofD-related (PFAM: Uncharacterised protein family UPF0052~TIGRFAM: conserved hypothetical protein, cofD-related), which produces MSIAPRSGGHRLRGADRSASARRGRRGDPQRPLRVVALGGGHGLAANLRALRLLADDITAVVTVADNGGSSGRIRTEMPVLPPGDLRMALAALCEDSDWGSIWGDVIQHRFATEGELDGHALGNLLIVALWQILEDPVEGLDQMAELLGARGRVLPMALDPLDIEAHVRGEDGQLHTVSGQWQVATAAGRVEDVRLIPARPRVPQDVIDALGRADWIIVGPGSWYTSVLPHLMIPEIAEAIRTSPARRCITTNLSVGAQEAEGMTSLDMLDVLLERAQGCRFDALLADPTTLGDALELAESAQGRGIRTLLRQVSVGNGTPQHDPVRLAAAYRDLFDDVYGDVETEHAASVPGDGEHSPAGQAHVEHENARHASAGDRTTGASSPRTEEDMHGADG; this is translated from the coding sequence ATGAGCATCGCCCCCCGCTCCGGAGGCCACCGCCTGCGCGGCGCCGACCGCTCCGCCAGCGCCCGCCGCGGCCGCCGCGGCGACCCGCAGCGCCCCCTGCGCGTGGTCGCGCTCGGCGGCGGCCACGGCCTGGCTGCGAACCTGCGTGCGCTGCGCCTGCTGGCCGACGACATCACCGCCGTGGTCACCGTGGCGGACAACGGGGGCTCCTCGGGCCGGATCCGCACCGAGATGCCGGTGCTGCCGCCCGGTGACCTGCGGATGGCGCTCGCGGCGCTGTGCGAGGACTCCGACTGGGGGTCCATCTGGGGTGATGTCATCCAGCACCGCTTCGCGACCGAGGGAGAGCTGGACGGGCACGCCCTGGGCAACCTGCTCATCGTCGCGCTGTGGCAGATCCTCGAGGACCCGGTCGAGGGGCTGGACCAGATGGCGGAGCTGCTGGGCGCGCGCGGGCGGGTGCTGCCGATGGCGCTGGATCCGCTGGACATCGAGGCCCATGTGCGCGGCGAGGACGGGCAGCTGCACACCGTCTCCGGGCAGTGGCAGGTCGCGACCGCCGCGGGCCGGGTCGAGGACGTCCGCCTCATCCCCGCCCGCCCCCGCGTCCCGCAGGACGTCATCGACGCCCTGGGCCGCGCCGACTGGATCATCGTGGGCCCCGGCTCCTGGTACACCTCGGTGCTGCCCCACCTGATGATCCCGGAGATCGCGGAGGCGATCCGCACCAGCCCCGCACGGCGCTGCATCACCACGAACCTCTCCGTCGGCGCGCAGGAGGCGGAGGGCATGACCAGCCTGGACATGCTCGACGTGCTGCTTGAGCGCGCCCAGGGCTGCCGCTTCGACGCGCTGCTGGCCGACCCCACCACCCTCGGCGACGCCCTCGAGCTCGCGGAGTCCGCACAGGGCCGCGGCATCCGCACCCTGCTGCGCCAGGTGAGCGTGGGCAACGGGACACCGCAGCACGACCCGGTGCGCCTCGCCGCCGCGTACCGTGACCTGTTCGACGACGTGTACGGAGATGTCGAGACGGAGCACGCCGCGAGCGTGCCCGGTGACGGAGAGCACAGCCCTGCCGGGCAGGCGCACG
- a CDS encoding DNA polymerase I family protein with 3'-5'-exonuclease and polymerase domains (PFAM: DNA polymerase family A), protein MSAGPGEPGPTGTAPSPTWCVLGRSDGGRTALVMLDAEGAPLRSEYAAPEGLAALVGRVERESSPRWVLSDAAAWCPRLLSAGVTLQRCHDLRLVHRILRHSELVRDPAPLRAATAWDTPLDPHEPVRDTGATLFDLDAAPSRSGAVPSDLEETLAEFARQRTAIDGAQDPARLRLLVAAESAGALIAAELQAAGIPWDVAEHDRILSAALGPRPSPGTPPRRMVETGAEVREALGDPLVPLDSAPKLLRALHRAGIDVASTSQWELKEHQHPAIAPLLQYKKMSRLLTANGWTWLDEWVHEGRYRPLYVPGGVVTGRWASSGGGALQIPRQLRPALRADPGWLLVSADVSQLEPRVLAAMSGDRAMIAAGAGRDLYSGIVEAGVVSTRQEAKIGVLGALYGGTTGDSGRVVPRLRQTFPDAMRLVDDAAATGERSGTVTTWLGRSSPAPDEEWIRAQRAAHQVDAPAGARERARRAARDRGRFTRNFVVQGTAAEWALSWMAALRLRLAGFPAVPEPEAAAPSGPVFSRRAHLAFFLHDEVIVHAPAEQAEAAAAAIRDSADAAGRLLFPGSPIDFPLDLTISERSAQT, encoded by the coding sequence GTGAGCGCAGGACCCGGGGAGCCCGGGCCGACGGGCACGGCGCCCTCCCCCACGTGGTGCGTCCTCGGCCGCAGCGACGGCGGGCGCACCGCTCTCGTCATGCTCGACGCCGAGGGTGCGCCGCTGCGCTCCGAGTACGCGGCGCCGGAGGGGCTCGCCGCGCTCGTCGGCCGTGTGGAGCGCGAGAGCTCGCCCCGCTGGGTGCTCAGCGACGCCGCCGCCTGGTGCCCGCGGCTGCTCAGCGCCGGGGTGACCCTCCAGCGCTGCCACGACCTGCGGCTGGTGCACCGCATCCTGCGTCATTCGGAGCTCGTGCGGGACCCGGCGCCGCTGCGTGCGGCGACAGCCTGGGACACCCCGCTGGATCCGCACGAGCCGGTGCGGGACACGGGGGCGACCCTGTTCGACCTCGACGCCGCCCCCTCCCGCTCCGGCGCCGTGCCGAGCGACCTCGAGGAGACGCTCGCCGAGTTCGCGCGCCAGCGCACCGCGATCGACGGCGCACAGGACCCGGCCCGCCTGCGCCTGCTGGTCGCCGCGGAATCGGCGGGCGCCCTGATCGCCGCAGAGCTGCAGGCCGCCGGGATCCCCTGGGACGTGGCCGAGCATGATCGGATCCTCAGCGCCGCGCTCGGGCCGCGCCCCTCCCCCGGCACGCCGCCCCGCCGCATGGTCGAGACCGGGGCCGAGGTGCGCGAGGCGTTGGGCGATCCGCTGGTCCCCCTGGACTCCGCGCCCAAGCTGCTGCGCGCCCTCCACCGCGCCGGGATCGATGTCGCCTCGACCTCGCAGTGGGAGCTGAAGGAGCACCAGCACCCGGCGATCGCACCGCTGCTGCAGTACAAGAAGATGTCCCGCCTGCTGACCGCCAACGGCTGGACCTGGCTGGACGAGTGGGTGCACGAGGGCCGCTACCGTCCCCTCTACGTCCCCGGCGGAGTGGTGACCGGCCGCTGGGCCAGCAGCGGCGGCGGGGCGCTGCAGATCCCCCGCCAGCTGCGGCCCGCGCTGCGTGCCGATCCGGGATGGCTCCTGGTCAGCGCGGACGTGTCCCAGCTGGAGCCGCGGGTGCTCGCGGCGATGTCCGGCGACCGCGCCATGATCGCCGCGGGAGCGGGCCGGGACCTCTATTCGGGCATCGTCGAGGCCGGGGTCGTCTCGACCCGGCAGGAGGCGAAGATCGGGGTGCTCGGCGCCCTGTACGGCGGCACCACCGGGGACAGCGGGCGGGTGGTGCCCCGGCTGCGGCAGACCTTCCCGGATGCCATGCGCCTGGTCGACGACGCGGCCGCGACCGGTGAGCGGAGCGGCACCGTGACCACCTGGCTGGGGCGCTCCTCCCCCGCCCCGGACGAGGAGTGGATCCGGGCGCAGCGCGCCGCGCACCAGGTCGACGCCCCCGCCGGGGCGCGGGAGCGGGCGCGCCGCGCGGCCCGCGATCGGGGCCGCTTCACCCGGAACTTCGTGGTGCAGGGCACCGCGGCGGAGTGGGCGCTGTCCTGGATGGCGGCGCTGCGGCTCCGGCTGGCAGGGTTCCCGGCGGTGCCGGAGCCCGAGGCCGCCGCCCCCTCGGGCCCGGTGTTCTCGCGGCGCGCCCACCTCGCCTTCTTCCTCCATGACGAGGTGATCGTGCACGCCCCGGCCGAGCAGGCCGAGGCCGCCGCCGCAGCGATACGGGACTCCGCGGACGCCGCCGGGCGGCTGCTGTTCCCCGGCAGCCCGATCGACTTCCCGCTGGACCTGACGATCAGCGAGCGCTCTGCGCAGACGTGA